The following coding sequences are from one Apium graveolens cultivar Ventura unplaced genomic scaffold, ASM990537v1 ctg1729, whole genome shotgun sequence window:
- the LOC141700068 gene encoding uncharacterized protein LOC141700068 has protein sequence MTSKGRAFRFNLEPNKRTQKELTGKKKKTAEKVLQYAEKYFNLKDMITEENLKKIGALSPRVGSLCKFRDFHNGKPILTASEKSKGLQATEIIQPDVNKKVDLEQDMASLPKGFAIGASKKLRARKQAPTKVDPKPKTPPPVATPSPPPKIIDTIVFDIPEEVEDAPSKRQKTVPDDQSFVLRYLGASSVGDFSEDEVRGWTFRTEQQTEEAMVKDAAELHLHARQSANMAARLRARLAVTDTANSQAEDKVKSLEKHIALLTQEKDAEIRCLEGERAHLETEKAVLEGNVSAMEKQMDSVIALNSTMQLELDTLNDDRLHGWTEEKKLVYQHGFQAGFEEWCSGFIANDPEYTFLKFDADTHIWVNDFRIRAAESIKNKRIFLGLEAEDASPDPAPLQTQPPPAEGQDKP, from the exons ATGACGTCAAAAGGACGCGCGTTTCGCTTCAATTTGGAACCAA ACAAAAGGACCCAGAAAGAGCttacaggaaagaagaagaagacagCAGAGAAGGTTTTGCAGTATGCTGAAAAATATTTCAACCTCAAAGACATGATTACCGAGGAGAATCTGAAGAAAATAGGAGCTTTGTCCCCACGAGTGggttctctctgcaaatttcgaGATTTCCACAATGGGAAACCCATCCTCACCGCTTCCGAAAAATCCAAAGGGCTCCAAGCCACAGAAATTATTCAGCCAGACGTCAACAAGAAGGTGGATTTAGAGCAAG ATATGGCCTCACTCCCCAAAGGTTTCGCAATTGGGGCTTCAAAAAAACTAAGGGCAAGGAAACAGGCTCCTACAAAAGTTGATCCAAAGCCAAAAACCCCACCTCCTGTTGCAACTCCTTCTCCTCCACCAAAGATAATAGACACTATCGTGTTTGACATTCCTGAGGAGgtagaggacgcgccctcaaagCGTCAAAAAACTGTCCCTGATGACCAGTCCTTTGTCCTCAGATATCTGGGCGCATCCTCAGTGGGTGACTTTTCTGAGGACGAAGTGAGAGGTTGGACCTTCAGGACTGAGCAACAAACAGAGGAGGCTATGGTCAAGGATGCAGCCGAGCTTCACCTTCATGCCAGGCAGAGTGCCAATATGGCTGCAAGGCTTAGGGCGCGTCTTGCCGTTACTGACACTGCAAATAGCCAGGCCGAAGACAAGGTCAAATCTCTGGAAAAACACATTGCCCTGCTTACCCAAGAAAAAGATGCTGAAATCAGATGCCTGGAGGGGGAGAGGGCGCATCTAGAAACAGAAAAAGCTGTTTTGGAAGGCAATGTCTCCGCAATGGAAAAGCAAATGGACAGCGTCATCGCCCTGAACTCTACCATGCAGCTGGAGCTCGACACCCTGAATGATGATAGGCTGCATGGATGGACAGAGGAGAAAAAGCTAGTTTATCAGCACGGCTTCCAGGCTGGATTTGAAGAATGGTGCTCTGGGTTCATTGCCAACGACCCAGAGTATACATTCTTAAAGTTTGATGCAGATACCCATATATGGGTAAATGATTTCAGGATCAGGGCCGCAGAATCCATCAAGAACAAGAGGATTTTTCTGGGCTTAGAGGCAGAGGACGCGTCCCCTGATCCTGCTCCACTTCAGACTCAGCCTCCCCCTGCAGAAGGCCAAGACAAGCCATAG
- the LOC141700069 gene encoding putative folate-biopterin transporter 3: MEEEEALNQDSQVQREKKQKEGLLGLIMGPIYWFKMLGKELKWSFVCGVIIVYGINQGVAIGLNKVSIQYYMKDEQKLQPSEAQVYLGLVQIPWIIKPVWGILTDVIPIAGYRRRPYFVFAGVIGVAAMLMLALHNNLTLTFAILCLIAGSAGVAIADVTIDACVTENSISHPSLAGDMQSLCGVSSATGALVGFLISGFLLHIIGPKGVFAILAIPCGLVILVGLILREPRVHGVGYRRVNQKFMDAGRAMWSALKSRDIWRPCLYMYISLAVSINIHEGMFYWYTDAKNGPSFSQEVIGSVFSVGAVGSLVGVILYQNVFKSHPFRQVLFWSQLLYCASGLLELVLVLRINLRFGVPDFLFVVFDEFFHKIIGRLKWMPILVLSSKLCPSGIEGTFFALLMSIDHVGILTSSWAGGLLLHILNITRTQFDNLWLAILIRSFLRLLPIGLLFLIPTGDPNENILPSEMLTPKKADSMNSENLEMASLVNSI, encoded by the exons atggaagaagaagaagcaCTAAATCAAGACTCACAAGTGCAAAGAGAGAAGAAACAAAAAGAGGGTTTGTTGGGTTTAATAATGGGCCCCATTTATTGGTTTAAAATGCTTGGGAAAGAGTTGAAATGGAGCTTTGTGTGTGGTGTGATAATTGTGTATGGAATTAATCAAGGAGTTGCTATTGGTTTAAATAAGGTTAGTATACAGTATTATATGAAAGATGAGCAGAAATTACAGCCTTCTGAAGCTCAAGTTTATCTTGGTTTAGTTCAAATTCCTTGGATTATTAAGCCTGTTTGGGGGATTTTAACTGATGTTATTCCCATTGCTGGTTATCGAAGGCGCCCGTATTTCGTGTTTGCTG GTGTTATTGGTGTTGCTGCCATGCTAATGCTGGCATTGCATAACAATTTGACCCTTACATTTGCCATTCTATGTCTCATTGCTGGGAGTGCTGGGGTGGCTATAGCAGATGTGACGATCGATGCATGTGTGACAGAGAACAGTATAAGTCATCCTTCTCTTGCTGGTGACATGCAGAGCTTGTGTGGTGTTAGCTCTGCTACAGGTGCACTAGTTGGATTTTTAATTAGCGGCTTTCTTCTTCACATAATAGGGCCCAAG GGTGTCTTTGCCATCCTAGCAATCCCTTGCGGACTGGTGATTTTGGTCGGATTGATACTGCGTGAACCCCGTGTCCATGGTGTTGGCTATAGACGG GTGAACCAAAAATTCATGGATGCTGGAAGGGCAATGTGGTCTGCCCTGAAATCTCGAGATATATGGAGACCGTGTTTATATATGTACATATCACTTGCAGTGAGCATAAACATACATGAAGGAATGTTTTATTGGTACACAGATGCAAAAAATGGCCCATCCTTTTCACAG GAAGTTATCGGATCTGTATTTTCTGTTGGTGCAGTCGGCTCTCTAGTTGGAGTTATTCTTTACCAGAATGTTTTTAAAAGTCATCCTTTCCGTCAAGTACTGTTTTGGTCTCAATTGCTATATTGTGCTTCAGGGCTGTTGGAGTTGGTACTGGTTTTAAGAATAAACTTGCGATTTGGTGTACCAGATTTTCTTTTTGTTGTATTTGACGAGTTCTTTCACAAAATTATTGGACGTCTTAAGTGGATGCCTATTCTTGTCCTTAGTTCTAAGCTTTGTCCGTCAGGTATAGAAGGCACTTTCTTTGCTCTGCTTATGTCTATTGATCATGTAGGGATTCTCACATCCTCTTGGGCCGGCGGCCTTCTTCTCCACATCTTGAATATTACCCGGACACAATTTGACAACCTATGGCTGGCCATTTTGATCCGGAGCTTTCTTAGACTTCTTCCAATCGGGCTTCTATTTCTAATACCCACAGGTGATCCCAATGAAAATATTCTTCCAAGCGAGATGCTGACACCCAAAAAGGCTGATAGCATGAATTCAGAGAACCTGGAGATGGCCTCACTCGTTAACAGCATTTAA